From Chiroxiphia lanceolata isolate bChiLan1 chromosome 11, bChiLan1.pri, whole genome shotgun sequence, the proteins below share one genomic window:
- the LOC116792193 gene encoding semaphorin-3D-like: MWAAPSHGLPLATLLLCILLQQPGSSKAWKQHAPRLRLAYKDLLKSNSSRLLLASGDGMDFQSLLVDEDRAWLMVGAKNHIFLLHLDHPSREPEKIFWPAPREQVEHCQLAGKNVETECANFIRLLQPFNRSHVFACGTGSYQPVCAFIQLGARGKGPGAPPMRLVTPSLESGRGRCPYSPHEPFTGLLVDGELYSGTSSDFMGSSAAFFRTWVHGAEQSYIRTEQNQDHWLHEPAFIGAYAIPDTYNPHDDKVYIFFRETAMEAGQWERRHIHARVARVCKNDVGGKRSLINRWSTFLKARLVCSIPGPQGTETHFDQLEDVFLLRTRDPQNPLVFGLFTVSSGVFSGSAVCVYSMAAVRAAFSGPFAHKEGFDYRWVEYKGRVPYPRPGTCPSETYDPLLQSTKDFPDEVISFMRSHQLMWEPVYPQGRQPVLVRVNVPYRLRRLLVHRLEMESRHYDVLFLGTDEGKVLKVGLAGGVSRGTEVISLEEISVTKVPSPILDMKLSPKRQELFVSSTHGLVQLSLYRCELYGKTCTDCCLARDPYCTWDGKTCAPHLLTEKRRARCQDMLKSDPLSQCQGTAEGTAAVEKLVFGVEKNSTFLECLARSPQTTLRWLVRHGEETALSEVRNNGHFLVLEQGLLIRQLAREDVGTYECQAVERSFSRPLSRYSLRVIGHEAMELPPYKRSKGAEFGGTHQSPRPRTDLQPGYKGFPRALGAPGTSLDAYCNALRHQERQRQRAWHQKYPSPDSKNGRVRRHPQRL; the protein is encoded by the exons atGTGGGCTGCCCCCAGCCACGGGCTGCCCCTCGCCACACTCCTCCTCTGcatcctcctgcagcagccaggcagcagcaaggCATGGAAGCAGCACGCCCCGCGCCTCCGCCTCGCCTACAAAG ACCTGCTGAAATCCAACAGCTCTCGCCTGCTGCTGGCCTCGGGGGATGGGATGGATTTCCAGTCTCTCTTGGTGGATGAAGACAGAGCCTGGCTGATGGTGGGAGCAAAAAACCACATCTTCCTGCTCCACCTGGACCATCCCAGCAGAGAGCCTGAGAAG ATTTTCTGGCCAGCCCCCAGGGAGCAAGTTGAGCACTGCCAGCTGGCAGGGAAGAACGTGGAG ACGGAGTGTGCCAACTTCATCCGCCTCCTCCAGCCCTTCAACCGGAGCCACGTGTTCGCCTGCGGCACCGGCTCCTACCAGCCCGTCTGTGCCTTCATCCAGCTGGGAGCCAGGGGGAAG GGTCCTGGGGCTCCCCCCATGCGGCTGGTGACCCCCTCCTTGGAATCGGGGCGAGGACGGTGCCCGTACAGCCCCCATGAGCCTTTCACGGGACTCCTCGTCG ATGGGGAGCTGTATTCGGGCACCTCCAGTGACTTCatgggcagcagtgctgccttctTCCGGACCTGGGTCCacggggcagagcagagctacATCCGCACGGAGCAGAACCAGGACCACTGGCTACACG agccagcattCATTGGTGCCTACGCCATCCCTGACACCTACAACCCACACGATGACAAGGTCTACATCTTCTTCCGCGAGACAGCCATGGAAGCAGGGCAGTGGGAGCGGCGGCACATCCATGCCAGGGTGGCCAGGGTCTGCAAG AATGATGTTGGAGGGAAGCGCAGCCTCATCAACCGCTGGAGCACGTTCCTGAAGGCCCGCCTGGtgtgctccatccctgggccCCAGGGCACCGAGACCCACTTCGACCAGCTCG AGGATGTTTTTCTCTTGCGCACCCGGGACCCCCAGAACCCCCTTGTCTTCGGCCTCTTCACGGTCTCCAG CGGCGTGTTCAGCGGCTCTGCCGTCTGCGTTTACTCCATGGCTGCCGTGAGAGCTGCCTTCAGCGGCCCCTTTGCACACAAGGAGGGATTCGACTACCGCTGGGTAGAATACAAGGGCCGTGTCCCCTATCCCCGCCCTGGCACG TGCCCCAGCGAGACGTACGACCCCCTCCTGCAGTCCACCAAGGACTTCCCCGACGAGGTGATCAGCTTCATGCGCAGCCACCAGCTGATGTGGGAGCCCGTGTACCCGCAGGGCCGCCAGCCCGTGCTGGTGAGGGTCAATGTGCCGTACCGGCTGCGGCGGCTGCTGGTGCACCGGCTGGAGATGGAGAGCCGGCACTACGACGTGCTCTTCCTCGGCACAG ATGAAGGCAAAGTGCTGAAGGTGGGGCTGGCCGGGGGGGTGAGCCGTGGCACCGAGGTGATCAGCCTGGAGGAGATCAGCGTCACTAAG GTGCCTTCTCCCATCCTGGACATGAAGTTATCACCGAAACGG caggagctgtttgtGAGCAGCACCCATGGGCTGGTCCAGCTCTCCCTGTACCGCTGTGAGCTCTATGGCAAAACCTGCACCGACTGCTGCCTGGCCAGGGATCCCTACTGCACCTGGGATGGCAAGACCTGTGCCCCACACCTGCTCACTGAGAAGAG GCGTGCCCGCTGCCAGGACATGCTGAAGTCTGACCCCCTCAGCCagtgccagggcacagcagagg GGACTGCTGCTGTGGAGAAGCTGGTTTTCGGGGTGGAGAAGAACTCAACCTTCCTCGAGTGCCTGGCGCGCTCCCCGCAGACGACGCTCCGGTGGCTGGTGCGGCACGGCGAGGAGACGGCCCTGAGCGAG GTCAGGAACAATGGACATTTCTTGGTGCTGGAGCAAGGGCTGCTGATCCGCCAGCTGGCGAGGGAGGACGTGGGCACCTACGAGTGCCAGGCGGTGGAGCGCTCCTTCTCGCGGCCCCTCAGCCGATACAGCCTCCGCGTCATCGGACACGAGGCCATGGAGCTGCCGCCCTACAAACGGAGCAAGGGGGCTGAGTTCGGAGGGACCCACCAgagcccccggccccgcactGACCTGCAGCCAGGCTACAAGGGCTTCCCGCGGGCCCTGGGCGCCCCGGGCACCAGCCTGGACGCCTATTGCAACGCCCTGCGGCACCAGGAGAGGCAGCGGCAGAGAGCCTGGCACCAGAAGTACCCATCCCCGGACAGCAAGAACGGCCGGGTGCGGAGGCACCCCCAGCGCCTGTGA